The Solanum lycopersicum chromosome 8, SLM_r2.1 DNA segment gtaaactcttaatagagaatgatatgtattgggtagtgttgtaaacccttctatatgcttaattatgtgtttgcatgttgtgatgatataattgtgatgaaataagcatgatgaaactattgaatcctaaatcttgaaaatctcttgttaatgatgatgccttagtataaaagaaggcttgatgaactaaagtaatgagaatgatgatgtcttagtataaaagaaggcttgatgaactaaagtaatgggattgatgatgcctttgtataaaagaaggattgatgaattaacagaatgagattagtggagcgggtcacgaaccgacacgtagaattaggggatcgggtgtcacgaactgacacgtagaattaggggatcgggtgtcacgaaccgacacgtagaattaggggatcgggtgtcacgaaccgacacgtagaattaggggatcaggtgtcacgaaccgacacgtagaattaggggatcgggtgtcacgaaccgacacgtagaattaggggatcgggtgtcacgaaccgacacgtagaactaggagATCggtgtgtcacgttccgacacatagtagtaggggagcggagtgtcacgtgccgacacaagaggaataaagataatgaatcttgaaattatggtaataaattcgaatgaaaggaacctatttcccaaatgagtatgatatggaggcttgagtcctcatgagtgtacttgacgttatttatcaaagattcttgtacatgatgttgctacagattgagtattgtagttgatttatgatattatctgatatatactgttttttattttgagttggccgatgatatctactcagtacccgtgttttgtactgacccctacttgtatgtttctttttgttaaattgtggagtgcagcaaacgtgccgtcgtcttcaactcaaccgcaactctagccagtcttcattacacaggatttcagggtgagctaacgtttctagcttggactggatcttcttcttcatgtctcaatgccttgaagttccggcatggactagcctTTTATTTATCCTAGctttttagatactcttagaattagtaatttgaggatagatgttcttgtgatgatgacttccagattttggggatattaattgataaattttagaagttgttaattgatttcgttaatgagttttaagtcttccgcattattttctgttattattggtaaacgattggggttagattggttggtttgctcacataggaggataagtgtgggtgccagtcgcggcccgatttgggtcatgacaaaaagtaaatgaaaaaaaacaattcttttttcaattagaTCTACTCAGAAAGTCTTTTACGCACAAGGTGTCATTTTAccgaaaaaaattatgatataatgtaTGTAGATATTATCGACGAAAGAGTGTAAAAGATAAATCAAGTCCTTAAATGTATCTCAAAGggcatataatttataatttgtcAATAATAGaagtaatttcttttgtttgtaattttcatattacattaatatttatttggtacacatattttcatctttattttttttttataaccaaATACAAGTGAGAAAATTATGTTTGgtgaaataaaatacaaatgACCAATCACAAAAGAGAAACTCAAGATGAAATGCCATAGGAACAAAGAAGATACAAGAACAACCAATAAGTAGatgtaaaataaagtaaaatcatatacatatatttaggaCCACAAAACACACTAATTTGAGTAgtgcatatatacatatatatatatatatatatatatatatatatatatatatatatatatataaaacaaataaatggaTATGGTCCATAGTCTATATAAAGAGACAAAAGGGTAATTCCTCATAGAAAAAATAGACTAGggaaatttttaccttttttaaaaatagattagGGTTCAatgatgtttttcttttaaatctaGTGTTCACTTTGTAAGTAATCTAGATTTGTGTCTATGAAGTCCATTAGAAAgggaaaatatattttcttctagatCTCATCTGGAAAATTAGAATTAAATCGAAAGTAATCTTATTCATTCCATCACAGTTGTTAATAACAAGAACAAttatgtcattttaattttgtcttcACTCGTAATTTAACCTCTAGATCCATCCCTACGAACAACTCGAGTTGTTATAATAGACCAACATGGTTTGTTATGTGTAAACCAATGAGTTAATTAAGAAATATAccaatgagaaaaaaaatacataggaAAATATGTATTGAATAGGACTTGCACTTGTATAGGAAGAGTTTGAGACGTCTCTAAATTCAATATTTGGAATATTGAACaacatttatagtaataataataatacctaCTAAAAATAgactatatattaaaataaaaccgTCCATAAATATAAAAGCAATAAGTTTACCTTACTTAAAGGCAATAAAATGTTATAGTATTATTTACGAGTTGAATTGTGGTCCTTCATCATGTAcgaattgattttaaaatatgtagTTAATAACTAGTATGTACCATGACTCCATGAGGTCACAATCTAAATgttataacttatatatataaaattaatgtctttttttttttgtttaaccaTAGATATTATATCTCTAATTCCTATTTCTTTTTGTAGTATAAATGATAATATccttaaactatttgaaatagaTCATGTTTacccttaaattatatttcggTTCAAAACTATTCTTTTCGTCAAAGTATTAGGTCAAAAATGTTCTTATTATGGAAGTTGTTGAATGTCACATTGCACGCTAATAGGGTTCCACTGCCACATAGACTAaacggaaaagggtcaaaaatatccttaaactatctaaaatagctcatatttacccttaaactatatttcggctcaaaactacTATTCCCGTCAAACAATTGAGTCAAAAGAACTCTTCTTATTAATGAAAGCTGTTAAATGTCAAGTGGATGCCACATTGCATGCCAATAGGGTTCCACTGACACCTAAACTAAATTCAAATTACTCCCCCCTCCCCCATTTTATATTTTCCAGAAACAATTTCACCCCTTCTCCCTCATTTTGTGGCTAggatttcatagttttattcATGGCTGGGTTTCAAAGAGAATATTTGTGGTTGTatgttagtaaatatttttttttattttattatgtttacggTTTCAAAGCATGATAGTTAAGATTTCACCCCTTCTTCCTCATTTTTTGGCTAGGGTTTCATAGCTTTCTTTGGGATTGGGTTTCAAAGGGATATTCGTACTTGTAGGTTAgtaaatcttttttcttattttattatgtttacggTTTCAAAGCATGATAGTTAGGATTCCATAACTTTTCCCTCATTTCCCGGCTAGATTTTCATAACTTTCTTCGGAGTTGGGTTTCAAAGCGGATATTCATGGTTGTATGTtacaaaatttttttaattattttattataataagaaGGGCACatttgacccaatagtttgacCGAAAGGgtaattttgaaccaaaatataatttaatgataaatatCAGCTATTTCgaataatttaaagatattttaaaccCTTTTCGTTTACAGAAATAACGtccatatttttgttgttgtttaaccATAGATATTATATCTCTAattcctatttctttttttttttttagtataaatGATAATTGACCACCAATACAACATTTGGTTTATTACAATTAGGTTCCCctcaaatttaaatcattttataaagtCTAATCAAATGTTTCATGAGAATAAGCTccctttttaataaatatattccaTGTTTTAATTACCTTTTATTGTCatcctttttaacaatttaatatatactatCACTCAACATTTGGTTTATTACTCTATATGTTATGGGTTAAGTTCGAttcgaaaaaaaattattctgataaattataatattattgattggtgaattatttatcatactagaaattaattcacatttaatatatttttcttttttaatgatataatattatcAATTGTCACCTTATTCTAAAACAATCTAAATTTTCTGActagaaaacaaacaaaatatctGAACTTTTATTACTTggcaaaattacaataatacaCTTATAACAActatacttattttaaaaaagagcCAATATActcttctcttttttcatatgacaaatttaatcaacaaataacataaaaacaaatttttgcttacaaattatacaaaatcaTTATACGATAGTAATTTACGTTAACTGCTTATCCAAAATTTAATGCATCTTTTCATCAACAACAATTattgataataattttgaaattatcaaaCTGAGAAAAGGACAACCTCTTGTTCCCGTTCCGTTATTAATCCACTTGTATTCCAGAATCATATGTTTCACCACCTTTCCAATTTTGAGGAATATTATTTAAAGGAATAATCCATTTTTCATCTCCATCATCAGAACTCAATAACATTCTTATTTGCAATTGTCCTTTTGGTGGTGATGAACTTGTCCATACTGCGCCACGTGTCCTATCCAATAATTTGCACACAAAATTTTCTGTCTGCATATTTgataaatcaatatattttcaaagtttGGTGTATATGCTcgagaaaatgcacaagtaccctttCAATTTATGTCGAAAATTttaaagacacacttatactatactaaggttttattacctctgaacttattttataagtaattttctaccccttttcagcctacgtggcattagcttgaaaaaaaatcaaccagtattgggcccacaagatagtgtcacatagACCGAAAAGaggttataaattattaataaaaaaaattcaggaggataataggatcttagtatagtataagtgtgtctctgagatttcgagcaaAGATTGAGAGGGATACTTGTACATTatctttatatacaaaattaaggaTTCAAATATACGAGTTcgataaaattcaaatatatcgTATAGGTGCTTTTAAAAGATTGATTATGTTTAGGAGTCTAGTATTTATTAGTACTTGAGGTTGTTGTAAAAGTAATATCTCAAATtgtcattaaaaatatatattatcagtatatataagttaaattcGTACCTCACACAATTGAACTGCGGAAATATCAGTTTTGCCTTGTTGATACCATATAACAAAAGCCAAATAATAAGGATTATCACTACTCTCATCAATCTTGAATGTAATATTCTTATTTGGATAGCTACAAGAAACCCTGTTAATAAATTGATACGAATgtttaattaatagaaaaatatatcatataacatGATAGATTAATGATTCCATAGCAAACATGATTattacaaatgaaatatttttatagaaCGATACGTAATTGTTATAGAAAAATCTGACTATAATAAACGGTATTGGTTATCTCAATACTGCTATATCAAAACGTTGCAATATAGAAAacacataataacaacaacaaaaatataattcttgataaaaagggtttaaaatatgaagaacTAAACACACAATTTAATTGTGTGACTttgacatctactatatatatatacatacatacaactttactatgtataaatagtaatatttttcgCCAAAGAACCTCCTAACAGAAGGTTGGCTCTGCccctatatatacatataacataACATGAAAGATCGTTTTCACAGCAAACATGActattattatgaaatattattatagaaGTTGACTGTTATAGAGAGATTTGAcagtaaaataaaataggaaaaataataattatgaaatgaatattatatACCTTCTATATTCAATGCCCACATTACCAAGTGATAATAGAGAAGAAGCAGCATCTTTTGTTTGGGCCATACGTGAAAAAGCCCGTTGgcttaaaataaaatctgtgCTATCACTTGCTCCATGATCAGTAATTACCACAGTAACTCCATTTTCTGAACAGTAATTACTGTTTGTACACCTCACCTATAATTTACGATCAACGGTGAtttcagaatttaaaatttatagataGACGATGAATTTAATTGATATACAATAATATCGGATTTTGACGTTAGGGTTAGTGGTTTGATCAGGAATTTTTCTAAGAGGTCGACTGATAGGTTGTTGAAGTTGAGTTATGTAAGTATATATATCACGTTTGATAATTGAatttaataagtaatttttatcatttttatgagggcaactttcacatataacaaataaaaaattcatatttgtatgctgtagcaaagtttgcataattgcgctccatagcaaacatagaaacggTATAATTCACTATAGatatacaattgaagcaaattgtataaaacgagaaagagaaaaacacTTGGgtagagaactgtataaaaatgaagtgtataaaacgaattgtattattataagtgtatagaacgattatatacaatttgaatttgtataaaatgagaaagagagaaagacaaaagagacttgacaaggaatatacaattgaataaaattgtataaaacgagaaagagagaatttagatacaatttgaaaattgtataaaacgagaaagagagaaaggcaaaagaaactgggcaagggagtatttttattgtataattataagtgtataggacgaaaatatatgtacttgcatgtatatatacaattttctcacgctttatataAACCGaaatgcaatttatacattttgcttctatttgtataagtgagaaaggcgagggtggcgagcgaaaTTTTGGAGAGTGGCGaacgagatctggaagaggggagagaaggaaataacaatatatgtatttatacaattttttttctctgctttatacaattagaaacaatttttatacacttgtgtttgtataaaaagtgaggaagcgagtgAGAGATTGAAAGAGAGTGGCGAGCCAGATATTTAGGAGAGAGGtgtctgacaattttttgcaaacgtttgctacgGAGCACAATTAACTCAAACCCTAaactactctatttattttaggttattaatttactattatatacaattttctctttttataattatattttttcgtaTACgtataaaactttttaaaattatacctGATAGCATGCACCACATCCTAGACCGTCACGATAAAGATCTGATGCTGCCGATACATCTCCACCGTTGATTGTTGCTCCAAAAGTACCAAATCCACAAGCACCAGCTGCATATATTTAAacagaataataaattattaaatatgtcaaaattcaaaattataagtTGTCTTTcacttatttaactttttttatatttgattataattgaatcgaaaatattattttttttaaaaaataacatgtgtGGTGAGGGTTATAAGATGGAGTATCGAACCATCGTTAATAAAGTCAAAATTCATGTAGCAAATGAGTTTGACTATTATCTTacctttataaaaataatattatcgtaaaaatatttaatttagataaaGTGATATATGGATAGTGGAGGCATGGGCAGATGGAGCTTTGAGATATTGAAttcatttgaaaataatatttttgacataaatttaaaacttcattaacattactgaaaaaaataataattcataaagtTACGTAATAactgaaaaaaattgaattcataaagttaagattttgaaattttttttttttatttctatcagaaaaaattgatttctcaaaattttaagaaattcgTCAttctaaagaaaataattttcaaaaatattatgacCAACGGAAATTCATTTTTACGAAAATATTCTTACTTTCTGTTCCTTTTTCTTCTGAATTTGGATAATAAGCTGCTCGAGATTGGATGAAATTTTGAGCATTTCCCAAATAAACTTGCAtgaaaattactaataaaaatgtggaaaatatTTCAAGAGGTGCCATTTGAGAAAAGTgagtaacaaaataaattattataatttgcaAAGGAATAAAAATAAGTTGTTGTTAATGATATTGTTGATGGCATTTAATGAGTATTTATAGTAAAGTTTAGttaaaatttagtcaaaaagTAATTGAgacatttgacatttttttaagatCAATTTGAATACATTCATGAATTCTTTGCTTCAACTTTGggtagctatatatatatatatatatatatatatctggtATCATACTTCgacttttgttttaatttatgtgaaagTAATTAGATAATAATGTAAAAGTTGTGATATGATAGTATGTTAGGTTAAAATGTCGAAATCGtcttatttataaaattcatgtttttcatcgaagatattttttgaaaaataagttaattattttgagaggctacaag contains these protein-coding regions:
- the LOC112941995 gene encoding expansin-like B1; translation: MAPLEIFSTFLLVIFMQVYLGNAQNFIQSRAAYYPNSEEKGTETGACGFGTFGATINGGDVSAASDLYRDGLGCGACYQVRCTNSNYCSENGVTVVITDHGASDSTDFILSQRAFSRMAQTKDAASSLLSLGNVGIEYRRVSCSYPNKNITFKIDESSDNPYYLAFVIWYQQGKTDISAVQLCETENFVCKLLDRTRGAVWTSSSPPKGQLQIRMLLSSDDGDEKWIIPLNNIPQNWKGGETYDSGIQVD